In Sardina pilchardus chromosome 10, fSarPil1.1, whole genome shotgun sequence, one genomic interval encodes:
- the LOC134093454 gene encoding uncharacterized protein LOC134093454 has product MTSTFSLRRKEIVEDQPLVTVIKDRWPALFSERQIEAEFARLTTVDLKGCFFAGLDKYLQRFIDLYRAKTGVVELKKLLTTLDSDCSNQWRRTIVLMRLPHYLKDVASNFYKKVQATVAEEDMTRGMTVGILVVADGNYTFGFAVVIEEEIILPSLSDFPTAVALLMGLLYALNIDYPKDTRYTFEVIQKVLMDIGGGHCIALVHGLRNRLLRKTM; this is encoded by the exons ATGACCAGCACATTCTCTTTGCGAAGAAAGGAAATTGTTGAGGACCAGCCACTTGTGACGGTCATCAAAGATAGATGGCCAGCACTGTTCTCTGAACGTCAG ATTGAAGCCGAGTTTGCTCGCCTCACCACTGTTGACCTGAAAGGCTGTTTCTTTGCTGGCCTGGACAAGTATCTGCAGAGGTTCATTGATCTCTACAGAGCCAAGACTGGTGTGGTGGAGCTGAAGAAGCTGTTGACAACACTGGATAGTGAT TGTTCCAACCAATGGAGAAGGACCATCGTGCTGATGAGGCTCCCCCACTACCTCAAAGATGTTGCGTCCAACTTTTACAAGAAAGTTCag GCCACAGTTGCTGAGGAGGACATGACGAGAGGAATGACCGTGGGCATCCTCGTGGTGGCAGACGGGAATTATACTTTTGGTTTCGCTGTGGTCATCGAGGAAGAAATCATCCTTCCGTCGCTCAGTGATTTTCCAACAGCTGTGGCACTTCTAATGGGTCTGCTCTACGCACTGAACATTGACTACCCCAAAGATACAAGGTACACATTTGAAGTCATTCAGAAGGTGCTCATGGACATTGGTGGAGGCCATTGCATTGCGTTGGTTCATGGCTTGAGAAACAGACTCTTGAGGAAAACCATGTAA